DNA from Mesorhizobium sp. B2-1-1:
ATGGCGTCGACACCTCGCCCGCCGTCTCCGACCGCATCGCCAAGACCACATGCTATATGTGCGCCTGCCGCTGCGGCATCGACGTGCACATCAAGGACGGCAAGGTCCGCTACATCAACGGCAACAAGGATCATCCGGTCAATCGCGGCGTGATCTGCGGTAAGGGCAGCTCCGGCATCATGCAGCATTACAGCCCTGCCCGGCTGAAAAAGCCGCTGCTGCGCACCGGCTCGCGCGGCTCGGGAGAATTCCGCGAGATCGAGTGGGAAGAAGCGCTGACGATCGCCGCGGAGCGGCTTTCGTCCATCCGCCGCAGCGACCCGAAGAAACTCGCCTTCTTTACCGGCCGCGACCAATCGCAATCCCTGACCGGCTGGTGGGCAAGCCAGTTCGGCACGCCGAACTTCGCCGCGCATGGCGGTTTCTGTTCGGTGAACATGGCCGCAGGCGGGCTTTATACGATCGGCGGCTCGTTCTGGGAGTTCGGCGAACCCGACTGGGACAATACCCGGTATTTCATGCTTTTCGGCGTCGCCGAGGACCATGATTCCAACCCGATCAAGATCGGCCTCGGCAAGCTGAAGGCGCGCGGCGCCAAGGTGGTGTCGATCAACCCATGTCGCACTGGCTACAACGCCATCGCCGACGACTGGATCGGCATCCGGCCGGGCACCGACGGCCTGTTCGTGTTCGCCCTCATCCACGAGCTCTTGAAGGCAGGCCGCGTCGATCTCGACTATCTCCTGCGCTACACCAACGCCCATGTGCTCGTCATCCAGGATCCGGGTGCGGCCGATGACGGGCTGTTTGTCCGCGATGGCGCCGGCAACCCGCTCGCCTGGGACAGGGTGGCGAAGGTGCCTGTCCGCGCCACCGACGCCAGCGCCAAACCGGCATTGACCGGCAGCTTCACCGTCGACGGTCGTCGCTGCGTTCCGGTGTTCCAGCTGATCGCCGATCGATACCTCAATGAGAGCTATTCGCCCGATGCGGTCGCGGAGCGCTGCGGCATTGCCGCCGATACGATCCGCAGGATCGCCGCCGAGCTCGCTCATGTCGCCTTTGAGCAGACGATCGAACTGCCGGTGGCGTGGACCGACTGGGCCGGCCGCCGCCACGAGACGATTAGGGGACGGCCCGTGTCGATGCACGCGATGCGCGGCATCTCAGCCCATTCCAACGGTTTTCATTCTTGCCGCGCCATTCACCTGCTGCAGGTGCTGCTCGGAACGGTGGACGTCCCGGGCGGCTTCCGCTTCAAACCGCCTTATCCGCGTTGCGCGCCGCCAGGACCGAAGCCTGCCGGCAAGAACGTCCGGCCGATGACGCCACTGGACGGCATGCCGCTCGGCTTCGTCTGCGGGCCTGACGACCTTCTGGTCGATGAGACAGGCGTGCCGATCCGCATAGACAAGGCCTATTCCTGGGAGGCGCCGCTCGCTGCGCACGGCTTGATGCACACCGTCATCCGCAACGCCTGGGCCGGCGATCCATACAAGATCGACACGCTGATGATGTACATGTCGAACATGGCCTGGAATTCCTCGATGAACACCGTCGAGACGATTCGTATGCTGACCGACCTCGACGAGGCGGGCAATTACAAGATCCCTTTCATCATCTATTCCGACGCCTATTATTCCGAGACCGTGCCGTTCGCTGACCTCGTGCTGCCCGACACAACCTATCTCGAACGGCACGACTGCATCAGCCTGCTCGACCGGCCGATCAGCCATGCCGACGGACCGGGCGATGCTATACGCCATCCCGTGGTCGAGCCGGACCGGGACGTGCGCCCGTTCCAATCGGTGCTGATCGAGCTCGGCGCGCGCCTCGGCCTGCCGGGTTTCGTCAGAGAAGACGGGGCGGCCAAATATGCCGACTATGCCGACTACATCGTCAATCACGAGCGCACGCCCGGTATCGGCCCGCTTGCCGGCTGGCGCGGCAAGGACGGCAATTCGACCGGCAAGGGCGAGCCAAACCCGGACCAGTTGCAGCGCTACATCGACAATGGCGGCTTCTGGCACCACGATTTCGCTGAGGACCAGCGCTACTACAAGATGGCCAACCGGTCCTATCTCGATTTCGCGGTGCAGATGGGCTTCATCCCGAAGGCCGAACCAGTCGTCTTCCAGCTCTATTCCGAACCCTTGCAGCGCTTTCGTCTTGCCGCGCGCGGCCATGGTCGGGCCGTGCCGCCCGAGAGCGAACGCCAGCGCATCGAGACCTACATGGACCCGCTACCCTTCTGGTACGTGCCGTTCGAGGAAGCGGCCGTCGACCAGCAGAAATATCCGTTGCATGCGCTGACGCAGCGGCCGATGCACATGTACCATTCCTGGGGTTCGCAGAATGCGTGGCTGAGGCAGATCACCAGCCAAAACCGGCTGTTCGTGCATGAGAGGACCGCCGCAGGTCTCGGCCTTGCCGACGACGACTGGGTGTGGATCGAAAGCATCAATGGCAAGGTCAAGGGACAGATCAAGCTGGTCGAGGGCGTGAACGAAAGCACGGTCTGGACCTGGAACGCCATCGGCAAAAGGCGCGGCAGCTGGGGGCTGAAGGACGATGCCGCCGAGAGCAATCGCGGCTTCCTGCTCAACCACATCATCGGCGACCAGACCACGGCAGACACCAACGGCAGGCGGTATTCGAATTCCGATCCGGTGACCGGCCAGGCGGCATGGTTCGATCTCAAGGTGCGCATCGTCAAATGCGCGGCGGAGGAAGCCGGTTTCACCGAGCCGCAATTCGAGCGTTTCCACCAGCCGCCGCAATTCCAGCCATCGCCGGACACACTTCGCTTTGGCGCCGAATTCCGCATGAACAGGGAAGCCGCCAAATGACCTGCGTCCCCGCCCACACGGGCAAAAAACTAGGCCTGGTCATAGACCTCGACACCTGCGTCGGTTGTCAGGCCTGCGTCACCGCCTGCAAGGAATGGAACACCGGCGGCCACATGGCGCCGCTGACCGACATCGACCCCTATGGCGGCCATGTCGACGGCGTCTGGTTCAATCGCGTGCACAGCTACGAGCACACCACCGCGATGGGCGGCCGCACGGTGAACTTCCCGCGCTCGTGCCTGCATTGCGAGACGCCGGCCTGCGTCACTGTGTGTCCGACCGGCGCCTCCTACAAACGAGCCTCGGACGGCATCGTGCTGGTCGATGAGGACAAGTGCATCGGCTGCAAGCTATGCAGTTGGGCCTGCCCCTATGGCGCGCGCGAATTCGACACCGATGTCGGCGTGATGAAGAAATGCACGCTCTGCGTCGACCGCATCTACAATGACAATCTGGCCGAGGAGGACCGCGTGCCGGCCTGCGTCGCGGCCTGTCCGACCAGCGCACGGCATTTCGGCGATCTCGGCGACCCCGCCTCGGCGGTGTCGCAACTGGTTGAGGAGCGTGGCGGCGTCGACCTGATGCCGGAACTCGGCTACCGCCCGACCAACAAATACCTGCCGCCGCGCGCGCATACCGAACGCGCCGCAAAGATTTCTGCGCCAACCCTGGAGCCGGTGAGGGCCGAGGGTGGGTTCCTCGGCTGGGTCGACCGCATGCTCTCGAACTAAACCCCATGCATCCAGCCTTCTCGGTCGTCTTCTTCACCACCGCCGCCGGCGCCGGCTACGGCCTGCTGGCGCTGCTCGGCGTGCTGGCGCCACTTGGCGTCATCGCACCCGATTTCTGGCTGGGCTTCATCGGCATGGGACTGGCGCTCGGGCTGATCACCGCCGGCCTGTTGTCCTCGACCGGACATCTCGGCCGCCCCGAACGCGCCTGGCGTGCGTTCTCGCAATGGCGCAGTTCCTGGCTGTCGCGCGAAGGCGTCGCCTCGGTCGCCACCTTCGTCCCGGCCGGACTGTTCGGCATTGGCTGGGTCATTCTTGGCCGCACCGATGGCTGGGTCGCCGCCGCCGGACTTCTGGCAACGATCGGCGCCGTCATCACCGTCTGCATGACCGGCATGATCTATGCCTCGCTGAAACCCATCGCTCAGTGGCACAGCCCTTACACCTTGCCCGGCTATCTCATTTTCTCGGCTATGAGCGGCAGTGTGCTTCTGGCCGCGCTATGCCAAGGCTTTGCCGTCGGTTCCAAAATGCTTCTGGCAGCCTGCGTACTGCTGACCCTGCTCGGTTGGGCCTGGAAGCTTGCGACCTGGCGGTACAACGACCAATTGGAAATCCCCACCAACGCCAACACCGCAACCGGGCTTGCCGGGGGGACGGTTAGATCGCTGGAATGGCCGCATACCGAGGAAAATTATTTGCTCAAGGAAATGGGTTTTCGCATCGCGCGCAAGCACAGCGCAAAGCTGCGGCGGATCACCCAGCTCCTGGGTTTCGCGCTGCCCGCCTTGCTGCTGATTACGGCCTTCGCCTTGCCGTCACCTTTCGCGGCGCTCGCATCGGTGTTCGCCGCGGTCGCACAGTTTGTCGGCATGCTGGTCGAACGTTGGCTGTTCTTCGCCGAAGCGAAGCACACGGTCACTCTCTACTACGGGAAATAGCGGCTTCAGCCGGGTCGCAGCATCGAGCCTGAAATCGCAAAGATGCGGTCCGTGCCGAGCATATACGCCATCAGCGATTCCAGGCGGAACAGGCCGGCATAGGCGCGGTCGAGCACGTTGAGTGAGCCGGTATAGGCGCCGAAGGCGGGCATGATCATGCGGCCGCCATCGCCGGCGAAGCAGCGCCGCCGCACCGAACGGCCCTGCTGGACGATGCGGGCGCAGGGATGGAGATGGCCCGATATCTCGCCCTCGACGCGCAGCTTCGACGGCTCGTGCCGGAACAGCAACGAGCCGATGGCGAGTTCGCGCACCGTATCGCCCGGCAGGTCGGCCGGCGCCTCCGGGTCATGGTTGCCGGCCACCCAGAACCAGTCGCGGCCCGCCATCAGCGCCTCCAGCCGTTCGCGGAAACTTCGATGCATGCGCTCGGCGCCGCCGCCATCATGGAAGGAATCGCCCAGGCTGATGACGATTGCCGGCTGGTAGTCTGAGATGACGGCCTGCAATCGCAGCAAGGTCGCGCCGGTGTCATAGGGCGGGAGCAGCATGCCGCGCCTTGCCAGCGATGAGCCTTTTTCCAGATGCAGATCGGAAACGGCCAGAAGCTTGAGCTCGGGAAAGTAGAGCACGCCGCGCGGATCGCAGACCGCACGTTCGCCGGCGATGCCGACCAGATCGGCGTCGGCGAGCAACGATGCACGCGCCAGCGAAAAATTCATTCCTCAGCCATCTCCGGCCCCATGGCTTCCTCAACCAGCGTGGCCGCATCCATCAGCAGCGTTTCATCGGCTTCGCCGTGCACCGGCATCTTGCCGATCTCGAGCATGATCGGCACGGCGAGCGGCGATATCTGTTCGAGGTTCTTATGCATGATTCGACCTTGAATGCGCGAGAGCATGTCCGCAAGTCTGCTGACATCGAGCAGGCCCGCCGCCGCGTCCGCGCGCGTCGCCTGGAGCAATATGTGATCCGGCTCATGGCTGCGCAGGACGTCATAAATAAGGTCTGTCGAGACAGTCACCTGACGGCCACTCTTCTCCTTGCCGGGATGACGCTTTTCGATCAGCCCTGAAATCAGCGCGCAATTGCGAAAAGTGCGCTTGAGAAGCCAGCTGTCTGCCAGCCAGGCCTCGAGATCGTCGCCAAGCATGTCCTCATCGAAAAGCGCGCCGAGCGAGGGTTTTCCGGCTTTGAACATCGCCCCCATGTCGCCCAGCGACCAAATGGCCAAGGCATAGTCGGTGGCGACGAAGCCAAGCGGCCTGGCGCCCGTCCTGTCCAGACGGCGGGTAAGCAGCATGCCGAGCGTCTGGTGGGCCAGCCTGCCCTCGAAGGGGTAGGCGACCAGATAGTGGCGGTTGCCGCGCGGAAAGGTCTCGATCAGCAGGTCATCGCGTTTGGGCAGCACCGATTTGTCGACCTGGAAGCGCAGCCAGTCGGCCACCTGCTCGGGCAGTTTCTTCCACCGCTGCGGATCGTCCAGCATGGCGCGGACCTGTTCGGCGAGATAGGTCGAAAGCGGGAACTTGCCGCCGCCATAGTAAGGCACCTTCGCATCGCTGCCGGGCGCGTTCGAGACGAAGCACTCATTCTCGCGAATGCCTTCGAAGCGAAGAACTTTGCCGGCGAACATGAAGGTGTCGCCATGCGTCAGCGTCTCGAGGAAAGCCTCCTCGATCTTGCCTAAAACCCTGCCGCCGCGCGACACGGAACCCTTGCTGCCGGCCTGGACATAACGCACGTTGAGCGCCGGCACCTCGATGATAGTGCCGACGTTCAGCCTGTATTGCTGGGCCACGCGCGGATTGGATACCCGCCACAATCCCTCCTTGTTGAGGCGGATGCGGGCGTATCGCTCATAGCTCTTCAAGGCGTAGCCACCCGTGGCGACGAAATCGACGACGCGGTCGAATGTCGGCCGATCGAGGCCGGCATAGGGGGCCGCCGACCGCACCTCCTCGTAAAGATCATCCGCGCGGAACGGTGCGCCGCAGGCGCAGCCAAGGACATGTTGCGCCAGCACGTCGAGCCCGCCATCGACCAGTGGAGGCGTATCCTGCGCGCCGAGATAGTTGGCGTCCAGCGCTGCCCGGCATTCGAGCACCTCGAAGCGGTTGGCCGGGATGAGGATGGCTTTGGACGGTTCGTCCATGCGGTGGTTGGCGCGGCCGATGCGCTGTGCCAGCCGGCTCGCTCCCTTGGGTGCGCCGACATGCACGACGAGGTCGACGTCGCCCCAGTCGATGCCGAGGTCGAGCGTCGAGGTGGCGACGATGGCGCGCAGCGCATTGTCGCCCATCGCCTTCTCGACCCGCCGCCGCTGCGCGACATCGAGCGATCCGTGATGCAGCGCGATCGGCAAGGTATCTTCGTTGACGCGCCACAATTCCTGGAACAGCAACTCCGCCTGGCTGCGCGTATTGACGAACAGCAGGGTCGTCTTGTGGCGCTTGATCTCGCGGTAGATCTCGGGCGTCGCGTAGCGGGCCGAATGTCCGGCCCAGGGCACGCGCTCTTCCGAGTCAAGGATGGATATTTCGGGCTTTGCGCCGCCGGTAACGACGATCAGTTCGGCCATATCGCCGGGTGGATTCTGGCCGACCAGCCAGCGGCGCAATTCGTCCGGTTCGGCCACCGTGGCGGAAAGTCCGATGGTCTGAACCTCGGGCATGAACTGGCGCAGCCGCGCCAGACCAAGCGCTAGGAGATGACCGCGCTTCGAAATCACCAGCGAATGCAACTCGTCGAGCACGACATAGCGCAGGTCTTCGAAGAAACGCCTGGCATCGGGTGCCGCGATCAGCAGCGCAAGCTGCTCGGGCGTGGTGAGCAGGATGTCGGGCGGCACCAGCTTCTGCCGCTGGCGCTTGTGCGCCGGCGTGTCGCCGGTGCGGGTCTCGATGGTGAGGGAGAGCCCGATCTCCTCCACCGGTTTGCCGAGGTTGCGCTCGATGTCGACAGCCAGCGCCTTCAGCGGCGAGATGTAGAGCGTGTGGATGCCGCGGCGGGCCTGTCCCGGTTTTCGCCTGGCCCTGACGGCCAGTTCGGTCAGCGAAGGCAGGAACCCGGCCAGCGTCTTGCCGGCGCCGGTCGGTGCAATCAGCAGCACCGACTGCCCTGCTTGAGCCCTCGCCAGCAATTCGATCTGGTGGGCGCGCGGCGACCAGCCTTTCTCGCCAAACCATCTCAGGAATGGCTCGGGCAGGACAACGGC
Protein-coding regions in this window:
- a CDS encoding molybdopterin oxidoreductase family protein → MTQGSLRGANSAPSQRPLADTNAPDENDGVDTSPAVSDRIAKTTCYMCACRCGIDVHIKDGKVRYINGNKDHPVNRGVICGKGSSGIMQHYSPARLKKPLLRTGSRGSGEFREIEWEEALTIAAERLSSIRRSDPKKLAFFTGRDQSQSLTGWWASQFGTPNFAAHGGFCSVNMAAGGLYTIGGSFWEFGEPDWDNTRYFMLFGVAEDHDSNPIKIGLGKLKARGAKVVSINPCRTGYNAIADDWIGIRPGTDGLFVFALIHELLKAGRVDLDYLLRYTNAHVLVIQDPGAADDGLFVRDGAGNPLAWDRVAKVPVRATDASAKPALTGSFTVDGRRCVPVFQLIADRYLNESYSPDAVAERCGIAADTIRRIAAELAHVAFEQTIELPVAWTDWAGRRHETIRGRPVSMHAMRGISAHSNGFHSCRAIHLLQVLLGTVDVPGGFRFKPPYPRCAPPGPKPAGKNVRPMTPLDGMPLGFVCGPDDLLVDETGVPIRIDKAYSWEAPLAAHGLMHTVIRNAWAGDPYKIDTLMMYMSNMAWNSSMNTVETIRMLTDLDEAGNYKIPFIIYSDAYYSETVPFADLVLPDTTYLERHDCISLLDRPISHADGPGDAIRHPVVEPDRDVRPFQSVLIELGARLGLPGFVREDGAAKYADYADYIVNHERTPGIGPLAGWRGKDGNSTGKGEPNPDQLQRYIDNGGFWHHDFAEDQRYYKMANRSYLDFAVQMGFIPKAEPVVFQLYSEPLQRFRLAARGHGRAVPPESERQRIETYMDPLPFWYVPFEEAAVDQQKYPLHALTQRPMHMYHSWGSQNAWLRQITSQNRLFVHERTAAGLGLADDDWVWIESINGKVKGQIKLVEGVNESTVWTWNAIGKRRGSWGLKDDAAESNRGFLLNHIIGDQTTADTNGRRYSNSDPVTGQAAWFDLKVRIVKCAAEEAGFTEPQFERFHQPPQFQPSPDTLRFGAEFRMNREAAK
- a CDS encoding 4Fe-4S dicluster domain-containing protein gives rise to the protein MTCVPAHTGKKLGLVIDLDTCVGCQACVTACKEWNTGGHMAPLTDIDPYGGHVDGVWFNRVHSYEHTTAMGGRTVNFPRSCLHCETPACVTVCPTGASYKRASDGIVLVDEDKCIGCKLCSWACPYGAREFDTDVGVMKKCTLCVDRIYNDNLAEEDRVPACVAACPTSARHFGDLGDPASAVSQLVEERGGVDLMPELGYRPTNKYLPPRAHTERAAKISAPTLEPVRAEGGFLGWVDRMLSN
- a CDS encoding dimethyl sulfoxide reductase anchor subunit family protein; protein product: MHPAFSVVFFTTAAGAGYGLLALLGVLAPLGVIAPDFWLGFIGMGLALGLITAGLLSSTGHLGRPERAWRAFSQWRSSWLSREGVASVATFVPAGLFGIGWVILGRTDGWVAAAGLLATIGAVITVCMTGMIYASLKPIAQWHSPYTLPGYLIFSAMSGSVLLAALCQGFAVGSKMLLAACVLLTLLGWAWKLATWRYNDQLEIPTNANTATGLAGGTVRSLEWPHTEENYLLKEMGFRIARKHSAKLRRITQLLGFALPALLLITAFALPSPFAALASVFAAVAQFVGMLVERWLFFAEAKHTVTLYYGK
- the pdeM gene encoding ligase-associated DNA damage response endonuclease PdeM gives rise to the protein MNFSLARASLLADADLVGIAGERAVCDPRGVLYFPELKLLAVSDLHLEKGSSLARRGMLLPPYDTGATLLRLQAVISDYQPAIVISLGDSFHDGGGAERMHRSFRERLEALMAGRDWFWVAGNHDPEAPADLPGDTVRELAIGSLLFRHEPSKLRVEGEISGHLHPCARIVQQGRSVRRRCFAGDGGRMIMPAFGAYTGSLNVLDRAYAGLFRLESLMAYMLGTDRIFAISGSMLRPG
- a CDS encoding ligase-associated DNA damage response DEXH box helicase, encoding MTQKPRLADQNAAVVLPEPFLRWFGEKGWSPRAHQIELLARAQAGQSVLLIAPTGAGKTLAGFLPSLTELAVRARRKPGQARRGIHTLYISPLKALAVDIERNLGKPVEEIGLSLTIETRTGDTPAHKRQRQKLVPPDILLTTPEQLALLIAAPDARRFFEDLRYVVLDELHSLVISKRGHLLALGLARLRQFMPEVQTIGLSATVAEPDELRRWLVGQNPPGDMAELIVVTGGAKPEISILDSEERVPWAGHSARYATPEIYREIKRHKTTLLFVNTRSQAELLFQELWRVNEDTLPIALHHGSLDVAQRRRVEKAMGDNALRAIVATSTLDLGIDWGDVDLVVHVGAPKGASRLAQRIGRANHRMDEPSKAILIPANRFEVLECRAALDANYLGAQDTPPLVDGGLDVLAQHVLGCACGAPFRADDLYEEVRSAAPYAGLDRPTFDRVVDFVATGGYALKSYERYARIRLNKEGLWRVSNPRVAQQYRLNVGTIIEVPALNVRYVQAGSKGSVSRGGRVLGKIEEAFLETLTHGDTFMFAGKVLRFEGIRENECFVSNAPGSDAKVPYYGGGKFPLSTYLAEQVRAMLDDPQRWKKLPEQVADWLRFQVDKSVLPKRDDLLIETFPRGNRHYLVAYPFEGRLAHQTLGMLLTRRLDRTGARPLGFVATDYALAIWSLGDMGAMFKAGKPSLGALFDEDMLGDDLEAWLADSWLLKRTFRNCALISGLIEKRHPGKEKSGRQVTVSTDLIYDVLRSHEPDHILLQATRADAAAGLLDVSRLADMLSRIQGRIMHKNLEQISPLAVPIMLEIGKMPVHGEADETLLMDAATLVEEAMGPEMAEE